The window TCCACGGCCCGGACGGTTCGAAGCTCTCCAAGAGGCACGGCGCGCTTGGCGTCGATGCCTATCGCGCCATGGGGTACCTCCCGTCCGCGCTCCGCAACTATCTCGTCCGGCTCGGCTGGAGCCATGGCGACCAGGAAATCTTCTCGACCGAGGAGATGATCGCGGCCTTCGACCTCGCCAGCGTCGGCCGCGCAGCAGCGCGCTTCGATTTCGCCAAGCTGGAAAACCTCAACGGCCATTACATCCGCAATGCCGACGATCAATCACTCGTGAGGATGTTCGAGGACGTGCTCGACCATGTCGTGCCCAGCCGCGACGAGCTTAAGGCCAAGTTAAACGCCACCACGCGCGCGCAGCTGCTGAAGGCCATGCCGGCCCTGAAAGAGCGCGCCAAGACGCTGATCGAGCTGATCGACGGCGCCTATTTCATCTTCGCGGACCGGCCGCTGGAGCTCGATCCGAAGGCGGCAGCGCTGCTGACGCCTGAGAACCGCAAGCTGATCGGCCAGCTTCATTCCGCGCTGGAGAAAGTCGAGACGTGGAGCGCAGCCAATGCGGAAGCCGCGCTGCGCGCCTTTGCCGAGGAAAATAGTCTGAAGCTCGGCGCGGTCGCCCAGCCGCTGCGGGCTGCGCTGACCGGACGGACGACGTCGCCCGGCATATTCGAGGTTTTGGACGTCCTGGGACGCCAGGAAAGCCTGGGCCGGCTTAAAGATCAGGCCAAGGAGTAGGCCGAGGAGTAGGCCGAGGACCGAGCCGAGGGACCAGGCTACGACGTAAGTCGACCATGCGCGGCGCCATCTTGCAGCGCACACAGCAATAATATACCCATCTCAGCCGTACCTTCTGGAACATCCGGCCTGCCCCGCGATATCTCATCGGGGCCTCCGGGTCCGGCCCGTTTCACCATACATCGGGGACCTCTGATGGACGCAAAACCAAGCAATAAGACCGCCACACTGACGGTCGGAAACAAGAATTTCGATCTTCCGATCCACAGCGGCAGCGTCGGGCCCGACGTCATCGATATCGGCAAGCTCTACGGCCAGTCCGGCCTGTTCACCTACGACCCGGGCTTCACCTCGACCGCAAGCTGCCAGTCCAAGATCACCTATATCGACGGTGACGCGGGCGTGCTGGAATACCGCGGCTATCCGATCGAGCAGCTCGCCGAGAATGGCGACTTCCTCGAGACCTGCTATCTGCTGCTGTTCGGGGAGCTTCCGACCGCCGCGCAGAAGAAGGATTTCGACGACCGCGTGATCCATCACACGATGGTGCACGAGCAGATGGCCCGCTTCTTCCAGGGCTTCCGCCGCGACGCCCATCCGATGGCGATCATGGTGGCGGCTGTCGGCGCGCTCGCCGCGTTCTATCACGACTCAACCGACATCAACGACCCGAAGCAGCGCATGATCGCCTCCATGCGCATGATCGCCAAGATCCCGACCTTGGCTGCGATGGCCTACAAGTACACGGTCGGCCAGCCCTTCGTGTATCCGAAGAACTCGCTAAAGTTCGCCGAGAACTTCCTGCACATGTGCTTCGCCGTGCCGTGCGAGGACTACAAGATCAACCCGGTGCTGGCTGACGCGCTGGACAAGATCTTCATCCTGCACGCCGACCACGAGCAGAACGCCTCGACCTCGACGGTGCGTATCGCCGGCTCCTCCGGCGCCAACCCGTTCGCCTGCATCGCCGCCGGCATCGCCTGCCTGTGGGGCCCGGCGCATGGCGGCGCCAACGAAGCAGCGCTGGCGATGCTCGCCGAGATCGGCTCGGTCGACAAGATCCCCGAGTTCATCTCCAAGGTGAAGGACAAGAACTCTGAAGTCCGCCTGATGGGCTTCGGTCACCGCGTCTACAAGAACTACGATCCGCGCGCCAAGATCATGCAGAAGATGTGTCACGCCGTGCTCAAGGAGACCGGCCATGGCGACGATCCGATGCTGAAGGTGGCGCTCGAGCTCGAGAAGATCGCGCTCAGCGACCAGTACTTCATCGACCGCAAGCTCTACCCGAACGTCGACTTCTATTCGGGCATCACGCTGAAGGCGATGGGCTTCCCGGTCTCGATGTTCACCGTGCTGTTCGCGGTCGCCCGCACCGTCGGCTGGATCAGCCAGTGGAGCGAGATGATCGAGGATCCGCAGCAGAAGATCGGCCGGCCGCGCCAGCTCTACACCGGCGTCACCAAGCGCGACTACGTCGCGATCAACAACCGGAAGTAAGGTCGAATCCGGTGGTCCAACGGTTCGGCGCCACCCCAACGGGTGGCGCCGTTTCTATTTTGGGTCGGTACGGATGAGCCGACCAGCACCATTTTCTTTCTATTTCTGCGAGTTCTCTGGCATGATGCATCCGTGGTCGCGAACCCCGGAGACCGGTCATGTCCGCGAAGAAGGCTGCTTCCTCACGAGCGAAGGCCGGCCGTCGCAAAGCCAGAAGGCCCGTCCGCGCACGAGCGCGGCGCAGCACGATCGACACGGCCGCCGCCGACGCTATCCAGGACTCGTTGCAAGTGCCCTCCGACAAACAATCCGGCGAGTACGAGGTACGAATACGCTACAGCAACAACCGGGACCTGGACGAGCTCGTTATCCCAATTGACGATCAGAGATTTTACCCGTCCGTCCATCGCTGGCGCTACGTGATCGCCAACCGACGACGGATCGTCCGCTCGACCCGCGACGACCTTAGTCGGGATTTTCAGAAGCTGATCAAGGACCACGCTCGCATTTACGACGAAGGCCAGATCCTGTCGCGGATCAAGGCGATAGCAGCTGCCAAGCTCGTCGAGGTCAGAATTCCCTACAGCACGGAGACCATCGGATGGTCGGCAAGACTATTCCCCTGGGAAAGCGCTCTATGGTTGGCGACAGCGCCCTATCGCAGCGAGCCAAGCGAATTCGCAGTCGTCCGCCATCTTGTCGTTGCATCACCACACAATCATCAGTTGACACCTACGACGGCGCTCGCAGTTGACAGCGGTCCCGGAAAGCTGCGCTCGCTTTACGAGTTCACGCGAGAAATCGACATGGTCACGGGCGCGCTCAAGGAAATCCCGACCACGCTCCTTCGAGATCCCGACCGCCAAGGGCTTCGCTCGACGATCGAAGCGCTTTCTCCCTCGATCGTGCATCTTGCGGGCGTAGACCCGATGTCGTTGGTGGAAGAAAAGCTGATTGACCAGCCGCCCGACGGAGAGGACGGCTTTATCCTCCGCGCGGGCCCTCAAGGAAATGCCCAAGG of the Bradyrhizobium sp. WSM1417 genome contains:
- the gltX gene encoding glutamate--tRNA ligase is translated as MTSPVVTRFAPSPTGFLHIGGARTALFNWLYAKKHGGKMLLRIEDTDRERSTEAAIGAILDGLKWLELGWDGDVIYQFSRAARHREVAEQLLAEGKAYRCYATAEELTAMREKARAEGRTRLYDGLWRDRDPATAPTDVKPTIRLRAPQTGETVIEDQVQGRVVWQNENLDDLVLLRGDGNPTYMLAVVVDDRDMGVTHVIRGDDHLINAARQKQIYDAMGWTLPSMSHIPLIHGPDGSKLSKRHGALGVDAYRAMGYLPSALRNYLVRLGWSHGDQEIFSTEEMIAAFDLASVGRAAARFDFAKLENLNGHYIRNADDQSLVRMFEDVLDHVVPSRDELKAKLNATTRAQLLKAMPALKERAKTLIELIDGAYFIFADRPLELDPKAAALLTPENRKLIGQLHSALEKVETWSAANAEAALRAFAEENSLKLGAVAQPLRAALTGRTTSPGIFEVLDVLGRQESLGRLKDQAKE
- the gltA gene encoding citrate synthase, with the protein product MDAKPSNKTATLTVGNKNFDLPIHSGSVGPDVIDIGKLYGQSGLFTYDPGFTSTASCQSKITYIDGDAGVLEYRGYPIEQLAENGDFLETCYLLLFGELPTAAQKKDFDDRVIHHTMVHEQMARFFQGFRRDAHPMAIMVAAVGALAAFYHDSTDINDPKQRMIASMRMIAKIPTLAAMAYKYTVGQPFVYPKNSLKFAENFLHMCFAVPCEDYKINPVLADALDKIFILHADHEQNASTSTVRIAGSSGANPFACIAAGIACLWGPAHGGANEAALAMLAEIGSVDKIPEFISKVKDKNSEVRLMGFGHRVYKNYDPRAKIMQKMCHAVLKETGHGDDPMLKVALELEKIALSDQYFIDRKLYPNVDFYSGITLKAMGFPVSMFTVLFAVARTVGWISQWSEMIEDPQQKIGRPRQLYTGVTKRDYVAINNRK